The DNA sequence TTGCCGGCATCCCCGCGAACACCACCTTCCGCTACCAGGTCGGGCTCGGGGCCCCCACGACCTACGTCCTCTTCCCGCAGCGGAACAGCCGGATGTACCGGCTGACCGTCACCTACAACTACTGACCCGGCCGCCGGTCCGGGAGGTGCCGTCCACCGGCACCCCCGGACCGGCCGCTGTCCGCTCTCGGCGTACCGGTCTGTCGCCCGCCGGAAGAACCTGACACGCTGCGGCCATGGATCTGGGGTTCAGCGGTGAGGTCGCACGACTCTACGAAACCTACCGGCGGGGTTATCCCGCCCCGGTCGTCGACGCGATAGTCGACGCGTTCGCGCTCTCGGCCGACGACGTCGCCGTCGACCTCGGCTGCGGCACGGGCCAGCTCACCCTGCCGCTGGCCGCCCGGCTCCGGGCCGTTGTCGGCGTCGATCCGGAGCCGGACATGCTCGCCCTCGCACGGCGGGCCGCCACGCATCGGGACGTAGGCAACGTGGCCTGGATTCTCGGCGGCGACGCCGACGTTCCCGCGGTCGGTGCGCTTCTCGGCGCCGGATCGGTCGGCGTGGTGACGGTGGCGACCGCACTGCACTGGATGGATACCGGGCGGCTGTTTCCGGCCGTGGCCGACCTGGTCCGGCCGGGCGGGGGATTCGCCGTCGTCACCAACGGCCGGCCACTGTGGCTGCTGGACGCGCCCTGGTCCCGGGAGCTGCGGGCCTTCCTCGAGTCGTGGACCGGGAGCGACCTGTCGTGGGGATGCGGCTCCGACGACACCGACCAGCGGCGCTACCGCGAGGGCCTGACCGCCGCCGGGCTGACCGTCTCGGCGACCTCGGTCGCGTACCCCGCCGACCTGGACCTGCCGGGCCTCGTCGGTGAACTGCTGACCGCGTTCCCGGCCTCGGAACTGCCGACCGGGCCGGACCGGGAGCGGTTCGCCGAAGGCGTCGGCGCGGCGGTCGGCGCCGGCCCGTTCCACCAGCGCGTCCAGGTCGACCTGCTCTCCGGTCGACGGTGAGGATGGCACCGACGGGCGCCGGCTTCCCGGCCACCGGTAGGTGTCGCGGCCTACAGCGAGTTCGGCGTATCCACAGCGAAGTCGCTGTGGGGCGCGACAGTGATACCTGACCCGGCGGACGCCGGCCGCGGCCGACCTACCGGGTGATGAGGATCTTGCGGCCGATGCCGGCCCGGAACTGGGCCAGGGCGTCGGCGTAGCCGTCGAGCGGGAACCGGTGACTGACGAAGACGTCGGGGTCGAGCACGCCGGCGGCGAACAGTTCGCCGGCCCGCTCGAAGCTGTGCAGCACCGCCATCGAGCCGGTGATGGTGATCTCCTTGTTGTAGATCCGGAACGGTTCGACGGTCGCCCGGGCGTCGTACGACGAGACCCCGAACTGCAGGAACGTGCCGGCCGGCCCGACCCGCGTCAACCCGTCGGCGATGGCGGCCTCGACACCGGTGCAGTCGATCACGACGTCCCAGCCGCGCGGCCGGGTCAGTTCGTCGGCACCGGTGACCGCAGCGGTGTTGCCCAGCCGGACGGCGGTCGCCAGGCGGTCCGGGTTCGGATCCACGATGGACACCGATGCCGCGCCGCAGCGCTTGGCCAGCTCCTGCATCATCAGGCCCATCGTGCCGGCGCCGTAGATGAGGTAATGGTCACCGAGCCGGCGCGGCAGCACGTCGAATCCGCGTACGGCGCACGACAGCGGCTCGATCAGCGCGGCGTCGGCGGCCGACACCCCGTCGGGCAGGACGAAGCAGTTCTTCGCCGGGGCGACCGCGTACTCGGCGGCCCCGCCCGCGGTGGTGACCCCGATCGCCGCCCAGTTCTCGCACAGGTTGCC is a window from the Polymorphospora rubra genome containing:
- a CDS encoding zinc-dependent alcohol dehydrogenase family protein; amino-acid sequence: MKAAVIVTPGQVALETVPDPAPGPRDVVVQVAACGICGTDLHIMDGEFAPAYPVVPGHEFAGEVVAVGSGVTEVRVGDRVAVDPSLHCGECYYCRRARGNLCENWAAIGVTTAGGAAEYAVAPAKNCFVLPDGVSAADAALIEPLSCAVRGFDVLPRRLGDHYLIYGAGTMGLMMQELAKRCGAASVSIVDPNPDRLATAVRLGNTAAVTGADELTRPRGWDVVIDCTGVEAAIADGLTRVGPAGTFLQFGVSSYDARATVEPFRIYNKEITITGSMAVLHSFERAGELFAAGVLDPDVFVSHRFPLDGYADALAQFRAGIGRKILITR
- a CDS encoding class I SAM-dependent methyltransferase — its product is MDLGFSGEVARLYETYRRGYPAPVVDAIVDAFALSADDVAVDLGCGTGQLTLPLAARLRAVVGVDPEPDMLALARRAATHRDVGNVAWILGGDADVPAVGALLGAGSVGVVTVATALHWMDTGRLFPAVADLVRPGGGFAVVTNGRPLWLLDAPWSRELRAFLESWTGSDLSWGCGSDDTDQRRYREGLTAAGLTVSATSVAYPADLDLPGLVGELLTAFPASELPTGPDRERFAEGVGAAVGAGPFHQRVQVDLLSGRR